A window of the Kosakonia sp. BYX6 genome harbors these coding sequences:
- the ruvB gene encoding Holliday junction branch migration DNA helicase RuvB codes for MIEADRLVAPASITVEEVADRAIRPKMLAEYIGQPQVRSQMEIFIQAAKLRGDALDHLLIFGPPGLGKTTLANIVANEMGVNLRTTSGPVLEKAGDLAAMLTNLEPHDVLFIDEIHRLSPVVEEVLYPAMEDYQLDIMIGEGPAARSIKIDLPPFTLIGATTRAGSLTSPLRDRFGIVQRLEFYQVADLQHIVGRSARFMGLEMSEEGALEVARRSRGTPRIANRLLRRVRDFAEVKHDGDITADIAAQALDMLNVDAQGFDYMDRKLLLAVIDKFFGGPVGLDNLAAAIGEERETIEDVLEPYLIQQGFLQRTPRGRMATVRAWDHFGIKPPATS; via the coding sequence ATGATTGAAGCAGACCGTCTGGTGGCACCCGCCAGCATCACTGTGGAAGAAGTCGCGGATCGTGCCATTCGCCCGAAAATGCTCGCCGAATATATCGGTCAGCCGCAGGTTCGTTCACAAATGGAGATCTTTATCCAGGCGGCAAAACTGCGCGGTGACGCGCTGGACCATTTGCTGATCTTCGGCCCGCCAGGTTTAGGGAAAACGACGCTGGCGAATATCGTCGCCAACGAAATGGGCGTTAACCTGCGTACCACCTCCGGCCCGGTGCTGGAAAAAGCGGGCGATCTGGCCGCAATGCTTACCAACCTTGAACCGCACGACGTGCTGTTTATTGATGAAATTCACCGTCTCTCACCGGTTGTGGAAGAGGTGCTCTATCCGGCGATGGAAGATTACCAGCTGGATATCATGATTGGTGAAGGCCCTGCAGCGCGCTCCATCAAAATCGACTTGCCTCCCTTTACCCTGATTGGCGCAACAACCCGCGCCGGTTCATTGACTTCGCCGTTGCGCGATCGTTTTGGCATCGTTCAGCGTCTCGAGTTTTACCAGGTTGCCGACCTGCAACATATTGTTGGCCGTAGCGCGCGCTTTATGGGGCTGGAGATGAGCGAAGAGGGCGCGCTCGAAGTGGCGCGTCGTTCACGCGGTACACCGCGTATCGCCAACCGACTGCTGCGCCGCGTGCGCGATTTTGCCGAAGTGAAGCACGATGGCGATATCACTGCGGATATTGCTGCGCAGGCGCTGGATATGTTGAATGTCGACGCGCAAGGTTTCGACTATATGGATCGCAAGTTGCTGCTGGCGGTGATCGACAAGTTCTTTGGCGGACCGGTAGGGCTGGATAACCTGGCGGCGGCAATTGGTGAAGAGCGGGAAACCATTGAAGATGTGCTGGAGCCTTATCTGATTCAGCAAGGCTTTTTGCAGCGAACGCCGCGCGGGCGCATGGCGACTGTCAGGGCGTGGGATCACTTTGGGATTAAGCCACCGGCGACATCGTAA
- the ruvA gene encoding Holliday junction branch migration protein RuvA, with amino-acid sequence MIGRLRGIIVEKQPPLVLLEVGGVGYEVHMPMTCFYELPDAGKEAIVFTQFVVREDAQLLYGFNNKQERTLFRELIKTNGVGPKLALAILSGMSAQQFVNAVEREDPAALVKLPGIGKKTAERLIVEMKDRFKGLHGDLFTPAADLVLTSPASPATDDAEQEAVAALVALGYKPQEASRMISKIARPDVNSETLIREALRAAL; translated from the coding sequence GTGATAGGCAGACTCAGAGGCATTATTGTAGAAAAACAACCCCCGTTGGTACTGCTGGAAGTCGGAGGCGTGGGTTATGAAGTTCATATGCCAATGACCTGTTTCTATGAGTTGCCGGACGCCGGTAAAGAGGCGATTGTTTTTACTCAGTTTGTGGTGCGTGAAGATGCGCAGCTTCTTTATGGGTTCAACAATAAGCAAGAACGTACGCTGTTTCGCGAACTGATTAAAACCAACGGCGTAGGGCCAAAACTGGCGCTGGCGATTTTATCCGGCATGTCGGCGCAGCAGTTTGTTAACGCCGTTGAACGTGAAGATCCTGCCGCGCTGGTTAAGCTGCCGGGTATCGGTAAGAAAACCGCTGAACGCCTGATCGTTGAAATGAAAGATCGCTTTAAAGGCTTGCACGGCGACCTCTTTACGCCAGCCGCTGATTTGGTGCTGACTTCTCCGGCAAGCCCGGCAACAGATGACGCTGAACAAGAAGCGGTTGCCGCGTTGGTGGCGCTGGGCTATAAACCTCAGGAAGCCAGCCGGATGATCAGCAAAATCGCGCGTCCGGACGTTAACAGTGAAACCCTGATCCGTGAAGCGCTGCGCGCGGCGTTGTGA
- the znuB gene encoding zinc ABC transporter permease subunit ZnuB yields the protein MIELLLPGWLAGIMLACAAGPLGSFVVWRRMSYFGDTLAHASLLGVAFGLLLDINPFYAVIAVTLLLAAGLVWLEKRPHLAVDTLLGIMAHSALSLGLVVVSLMSNIRVDLMAYLFGDLLAVTPEDLIAIALGVVLVLGILLWQWRNLLSMTISPELAFVDGVKLQRVKLLLMLVTALTIGVAMKFVGALIITSLLIIPAATARRFARTPEQMAGVAVGVGMVAVTGGLTFSAFYDTPAGPSVVLCAAVLFIFSMMKKTAS from the coding sequence ATGATTGAATTATTACTGCCCGGCTGGCTTGCCGGGATCATGCTCGCTTGCGCGGCCGGGCCGCTGGGCTCGTTTGTCGTCTGGCGACGCATGTCTTATTTCGGCGATACGCTGGCGCATGCCTCTTTGCTCGGCGTTGCCTTTGGTCTGCTGCTGGATATTAACCCGTTTTACGCGGTCATTGCCGTCACGTTACTGCTCGCCGCTGGGCTGGTGTGGCTGGAAAAACGCCCGCATCTGGCCGTGGATACCTTGCTGGGGATTATGGCGCACAGCGCCTTGTCGCTTGGTCTGGTTGTGGTCAGTTTAATGTCGAATATCCGCGTTGATTTAATGGCCTATCTGTTCGGGGATTTACTGGCCGTCACGCCAGAAGATCTGATCGCTATTGCATTGGGCGTGGTGCTGGTACTGGGGATTTTGCTCTGGCAATGGCGCAATTTACTGTCGATGACCATCAGCCCGGAGCTGGCATTTGTTGACGGTGTCAAACTGCAACGCGTGAAGTTGTTGCTGATGCTGGTGACAGCGCTGACGATTGGTGTCGCCATGAAGTTTGTCGGCGCGCTGATCATTACTTCACTGCTGATTATTCCGGCCGCGACAGCGCGTCGTTTTGCGCGAACGCCTGAGCAGATGGCGGGAGTCGCCGTCGGTGTCGGGATGGTTGCCGTCACCGGTGGACTAACGTTTTCGGCCTTTTACGATACGCCCGCAGGCCCATCCGTGGTGCTGTGTGCAGCGGTGTTATTTATCTTCAGTATGATGAAAAAAACCGCCAGTTGA